One window from the genome of Clostridia bacterium encodes:
- a CDS encoding DUF2079 domain-containing protein — MGRLVRFALIGLVNTIVDVGSFAFLMAFSPARGPVPYGLFQTCSFLLAAFTSYQLNRRWTWRDRIARPVPFMIVSLASAALSSATVVVFTAFIAPLAGKVVLGVAAAKLAAAGVSSACNFVGYHFWAFARPLGVECLPPRVADPCVSLVLPAYREARRLPATLSALDRWVDQQERPVEVWVADDGSDDSTSEIVREAQKSWEWLGLVRLERHMGKGGALREAYGMTRADRVVYTDADLSFSWSDVERVIAALGDADVVAAVRTRGSAASATRRVIHAGFQVLLSLLGLRAVHDPQCGLKGYRRDALRALLPLCRMNGFSFDVETLVAARALGLRVATVTIREWTDVPGSTVRAFRHGVDTVQALAVLMARKWTGAYGPDVSRALARMAAVGSACFMFTALAAIKLWQWHQWLIAAFDGGLYMQALWLTGHGHWNAYNFYSSQPNLADANQWLLVPLGYLARLGGPPAALAVQALAGALLSGAAFAYAQDRGWPTWPALAMGAVTFVHPTAFGTQMLDWHPDPLGVASLAWAIVFAGRGQPGRFLLCTLLALLTKNQAAVAVGATGASWLLASALLGRRRALPYALWSCALAFLFLVGNEWATRWLGGSNLNVAVDYRSLGGSIAAVALHVVTHPGVVIERVIDHSRYWWTMLAPLGGLPLLAPVVALPGLGVMALNSLADHPALTVAYDQYALWALPSLVFATVDAIAGTQALAARVRRGRRDNATPSNRLRLLQKIAVSAVCVVSLWWFLRETLPNELWRLNPVPVRADLVAAAQRIPKEAAVIGEPGTATAVAWRRYSGAWPFTDFRLFVDAVPRRVPVYVFVAPGRAFGGIAVARELAWIDGLRRRGAVTVFERNGVLLLRVR, encoded by the coding sequence ATGGGGAGACTTGTCCGTTTCGCGCTGATCGGCCTCGTGAACACCATCGTCGACGTGGGCTCGTTCGCATTTCTGATGGCTTTCTCACCCGCCCGCGGACCGGTGCCTTACGGCCTGTTTCAGACCTGCTCGTTCCTTCTGGCCGCATTCACGAGCTACCAGTTGAATCGCCGCTGGACATGGCGGGACCGCATTGCGCGCCCCGTCCCGTTCATGATCGTCTCGCTCGCCTCCGCAGCCCTGTCGTCCGCAACGGTCGTCGTCTTCACGGCGTTCATCGCTCCACTGGCAGGAAAGGTGGTCTTGGGCGTCGCCGCCGCGAAGCTCGCAGCGGCCGGAGTGAGTTCGGCGTGCAATTTCGTCGGTTACCACTTCTGGGCGTTCGCCCGGCCTCTGGGCGTGGAGTGCCTGCCGCCGCGCGTAGCCGATCCCTGCGTGTCGCTCGTGCTGCCGGCCTACCGCGAGGCGCGCAGGTTGCCGGCGACGCTGTCCGCGCTGGACCGGTGGGTCGATCAGCAGGAGCGTCCGGTTGAGGTCTGGGTCGCCGACGACGGCAGCGACGATTCGACCTCGGAGATCGTGCGCGAAGCGCAGAAATCCTGGGAATGGCTGGGGCTGGTGCGGCTCGAGCGGCACATGGGCAAGGGCGGCGCCTTGCGCGAGGCATATGGGATGACGCGGGCCGACCGGGTCGTCTACACGGACGCGGACCTGTCGTTCTCTTGGAGCGACGTGGAGCGGGTCATCGCCGCCTTGGGCGACGCCGACGTGGTCGCGGCCGTGCGCACGCGGGGATCCGCCGCGTCCGCGACGCGGCGGGTCATCCACGCGGGCTTCCAGGTGCTGCTTTCCCTTTTGGGACTTCGCGCCGTTCATGATCCACAGTGCGGCCTCAAGGGGTACCGGCGGGACGCGCTTCGGGCGCTGCTGCCCCTCTGCCGCATGAACGGCTTCAGCTTCGATGTGGAGACGCTCGTGGCCGCGAGGGCCCTGGGCCTGCGGGTGGCCACCGTGACCATCCGCGAGTGGACCGACGTGCCCGGATCGACCGTACGCGCGTTCCGGCACGGAGTCGACACGGTGCAGGCGCTCGCGGTGCTCATGGCGCGCAAATGGACGGGCGCGTACGGGCCGGACGTCTCGCGCGCCCTTGCACGGATGGCGGCCGTGGGGTCGGCATGCTTCATGTTCACGGCGCTCGCCGCCATCAAGCTCTGGCAGTGGCACCAATGGCTCATCGCTGCGTTTGACGGCGGGTTGTACATGCAGGCGCTCTGGCTGACGGGGCACGGCCACTGGAACGCATACAACTTCTACTCGTCCCAGCCCAACCTCGCCGACGCGAATCAGTGGCTGCTCGTTCCCCTCGGATACCTGGCGCGGCTCGGGGGCCCGCCCGCCGCCCTGGCCGTGCAGGCCCTCGCAGGGGCCCTATTGAGCGGCGCGGCGTTCGCGTACGCGCAGGACCGCGGCTGGCCCACGTGGCCGGCGCTCGCCATGGGCGCCGTCACCTTCGTTCACCCCACGGCATTCGGGACGCAGATGCTGGACTGGCATCCCGATCCGTTGGGCGTCGCGTCCCTGGCGTGGGCCATCGTCTTCGCCGGGCGGGGCCAGCCCGGGAGGTTTCTCCTCTGCACTCTGCTCGCGCTGCTGACCAAGAACCAGGCGGCTGTGGCCGTCGGGGCGACCGGCGCGTCGTGGCTCCTCGCGTCCGCCCTTCTGGGCCGGCGACGCGCGCTTCCCTACGCGCTCTGGTCCTGCGCGCTCGCGTTCCTCTTTCTCGTCGGAAACGAGTGGGCGACGCGCTGGCTCGGCGGCAGCAATTTGAACGTCGCCGTCGACTACCGGTCGCTGGGCGGCTCGATCGCCGCCGTCGCCCTGCACGTCGTCACCCATCCGGGTGTCGTCATCGAGCGCGTGATCGACCACAGCCGCTACTGGTGGACGATGCTGGCCCCGCTCGGCGGCCTTCCGCTGCTGGCGCCGGTCGTGGCGCTGCCCGGCCTGGGCGTGATGGCGCTCAACAGCCTCGCCGACCACCCCGCGCTCACCGTCGCGTACGACCAGTACGCCCTGTGGGCCCTGCCTTCGCTGGTGTTCGCCACGGTCGACGCGATCGCCGGCACGCAGGCGCTGGCGGCGCGAGTCCGCCGCGGGCGCCGGGACAACGCGACGCCCTCAAACCGTTTGCGGCTTCTCCAGAAGATCGCGGTCAGCGCGGTGTGCGTCGTCTCGCTGTGGTGGTTCCTTCGCGAGACGTTGCCCAATGAGCTGTGGCGGCTCAATCCCGTCCCCGTGCGGGCCGACCTCGTCGCCGCGGCGCAGCGCATCCCGAAGGAGGCGGCGGTCATCGGCGAGCCCGGAACGGCGACGGCCGTCGCGTGGCGCCGGTACTCGGGCGCCTGGCCGTTCACGGACTTCCGTCTCTTTGTGGACGCCGTGCCCCGCCGCGTGCCCGTCTACGTGTTCGTCGCGCCGGGCCGCGCGTTCGGCGGCATCGCCGTGGCGCGCGAGCTCGCCTGGATCGACGGTCTGAGGCGCCGGGGCGCCGTCACCGTTTTCGAACGAAACGGTGTGCTGCTCCTGCGGGTGCGGTAG